The following proteins are encoded in a genomic region of Caminicella sporogenes DSM 14501:
- a CDS encoding GntR family transcriptional regulator produces the protein MIQIDLKSRKPIYEQLVEKFKQLIINDVLKADEKIPSVRELAKELTINPNTIQKAYRELERQGYIYSVRGRGSFVSKEIEKVDEKKVERLKNEIIRNLSELIYLGLEKEELMKLLEETYDRVKGGEDND, from the coding sequence ATGATACAAATAGATTTAAAAAGTAGAAAACCTATATATGAACAGCTTGTGGAGAAATTTAAGCAGTTAATAATAAATGATGTACTAAAGGCAGACGAAAAAATTCCATCAGTAAGGGAGTTAGCAAAAGAGCTTACTATAAATCCAAATACGATTCAAAAAGCATATAGAGAGCTTGAAAGACAGGGATATATATACTCCGTAAGAGGAAGAGGGAGTTTTGTATCAAAGGAAATAGAAAAGGTGGATGAGAAGAAGGTGGAGAGATTAAAAAATGAAATAATTAGGAATTTATCGGAATTGATATATTTAGGTTTAGAAAAGGAAGAATTAATGAAACTGTTAGAAGAAACTTATGATAGAGTGAAAGGAGGAGAAGATAATGATTAA
- a CDS encoding heavy metal translocating P-type ATPase yields MSASSKVELILEGLDCANCASKIEAKVNEIGDVKSANLNFVTKTLTVEVKDNKKTKSTISAIKNIVNRYEPHVVVKEKIYHYNKKGNIAKNSFKREFIPMIIGAVIFIIAVILKFSFWLKISLFLASYLLIGGKILFKAIKNIQRGQIFDENFLMVIATIGAFAIGEYPEGVAVMLFYQIGEFMQNLAVNKSRKSITELMDIRPDYANLKTGEKIEKVLPDKVKIGDLIIVKPGEKIPLDGIIVEGESMVDTAALTGESIPRKVKKGNEVLSGFVNKNGVLTVKVSKEFGESTVSKILNLVQNASSKKAKTENFITKFARYYTPFVVFSALAIALIPPIFLNNAKFSDWIYRALVFLVVSCPCALVVSIPLGFFGGIGGASKNGILIKGGNYLEGLNDVDTVVFDKTGTLTKGVFKVVEIREKGSINKSELLEYAAYAESYSNHPIAKSILKKYDKEIIKEYIKNYNEISGCGIKATIRGKEILVGNDKLMEREKIRYEKINAFGTVVYIAVDKQYAGYIVISDEIKKDSERAIKGLKSLGINNIVMFTGDNKNVANKIAEKLGIDKVYSELLPQDKVEKIESLEREKKTKGKLVFVGDGINDAPVLARADIGVAMGALGSDAAIEASDVVIMTDEPSKLINAIKIARRTKKIVWQNIIFSLGIKGIVLLLGAIGYATMWEAVFADVGVALLAILNAMRVLRVGID; encoded by the coding sequence ATGTCAGCTAGTTCAAAAGTTGAATTGATTTTAGAAGGACTTGATTGTGCTAATTGTGCTTCTAAAATAGAGGCAAAGGTAAATGAAATTGGTGATGTGAAATCAGCAAATTTGAATTTTGTTACTAAGACATTAACTGTTGAAGTTAAGGATAATAAGAAAACAAAATCTACTATTTCAGCTATAAAGAATATAGTTAACAGATATGAACCTCATGTAGTAGTCAAGGAAAAAATATATCATTATAACAAGAAGGGAAATATAGCAAAAAATAGTTTTAAAAGAGAATTTATTCCTATGATAATAGGAGCAGTAATTTTTATTATAGCTGTAATATTAAAATTTTCATTTTGGCTTAAAATAAGTTTATTTTTAGCAAGTTATTTATTGATAGGTGGAAAAATATTATTTAAGGCAATTAAAAATATACAAAGAGGTCAAATTTTTGATGAAAATTTTTTGATGGTAATAGCTACTATAGGAGCGTTTGCTATTGGAGAATATCCAGAAGGTGTAGCTGTTATGTTATTTTATCAAATAGGAGAATTTATGCAAAATTTAGCAGTTAATAAGTCGAGAAAGTCTATTACAGAGCTTATGGACATAAGACCTGATTATGCAAATTTAAAAACTGGAGAAAAAATAGAAAAAGTTTTACCTGACAAAGTAAAGATAGGGGATTTAATTATTGTAAAACCGGGTGAAAAAATTCCTCTAGATGGTATTATTGTAGAAGGAGAATCTATGGTAGATACAGCAGCTTTAACTGGAGAGTCAATTCCTAGAAAAGTGAAAAAAGGAAATGAAGTTTTAAGTGGTTTTGTGAATAAAAATGGAGTTTTAACTGTAAAAGTATCTAAAGAATTTGGAGAGTCTACAGTATCAAAAATTTTAAATTTAGTACAAAATGCAAGTAGTAAAAAAGCTAAAACTGAAAATTTCATTACAAAATTTGCAAGATATTATACGCCATTTGTAGTTTTTAGTGCATTAGCTATAGCATTAATTCCACCTATTTTTTTAAATAATGCCAAATTTTCAGATTGGATATATAGAGCATTAGTATTTTTAGTAGTATCTTGTCCATGTGCTCTTGTGGTATCTATACCTCTTGGTTTTTTTGGAGGAATAGGAGGAGCTTCAAAAAATGGAATTTTGATTAAAGGAGGAAATTATTTAGAAGGGCTTAATGATGTAGATACAGTTGTATTTGATAAAACAGGTACTTTGACTAAAGGAGTATTCAAAGTTGTAGAAATAAGAGAGAAAGGTAGTATAAATAAAAGTGAACTATTGGAGTATGCTGCTTATGCTGAGAGTTATTCTAATCATCCTATAGCTAAATCTATTTTAAAAAAATATGATAAAGAAATAATAAAAGAATATATTAAAAATTATAATGAAATATCTGGATGTGGTATAAAGGCTACAATAAGAGGTAAAGAAATTTTAGTAGGTAATGATAAGCTCATGGAAAGAGAGAAAATTAGATATGAAAAAATAAATGCTTTTGGAACTGTAGTATATATAGCAGTAGATAAACAATATGCAGGATATATAGTTATATCTGATGAAATAAAAAAAGATTCAGAGAGAGCTATTAAAGGACTTAAAAGTTTAGGTATAAATAATATTGTAATGTTTACAGGAGATAATAAAAATGTAGCGAATAAAATAGCGGAAAAATTAGGTATAGATAAAGTTTACTCAGAACTTTTACCTCAAGATAAAGTTGAGAAGATAGAAAGTTTAGAAAGGGAAAAGAAAACCAAAGGAAAATTAGTATTTGTTGGTGATGGTATAAATGATGCACCTGTTCTTGCTAGAGCAGATATTGGTGTAGCTATGGGTGCTTTGGGGTCTGATGCTGCTATTGAAGCATCAGATGTAGTTATTATGACAGATGAACCTTCAAAACTTATTAATGCTATTAAAATAGCTAGAAGAACTAAGAAAATAGTATGGCAGAATATAATATTTTCATTAGGAATTAAAGGTATTGTATTACTTTTAGGGGCAATAGGATATGCAACTATGTGGGAAGCGGTATTTGCTGATGTAGGAGTTGCTTTATTGGCAATTCTTAATGCAATGAGAGTTTTAAGGGTAGGTATTGATTAA
- a CDS encoding metalloregulator ArsR/SmtB family transcription factor, with product MCNCIVIHEDIVTKVKEKMPKDELLYDLAELFKVFGDSTRIKILYALFEEEMCVCDIAALLGMTQSAISHQLRILKTSGLVKYRKEGKVVYYSLDDDHVKNIFAQGLIHINHK from the coding sequence ATGTGTAATTGCATTGTAATTCATGAAGATATAGTTACAAAAGTCAAAGAAAAAATGCCTAAAGATGAACTTTTATATGATCTAGCAGAACTTTTTAAAGTCTTTGGAGATAGTACGAGAATAAAGATTCTTTATGCTCTATTTGAAGAAGAGATGTGCGTTTGCGACATAGCTGCTCTATTAGGTATGACTCAGTCGGCAATTTCTCATCAATTAAGGATTTTAAAGACTTCAGGTCTTGTTAAATACAGAAAAGAAGGAAAAGTAGTTTATTATTCACTTGATGATGACCATGTGAAAAATATATTTGCTCAAGGGCTTATTCATATTAATCATAAATAA
- a CDS encoding putative bifunctional diguanylate cyclase/phosphodiesterase yields the protein MKKNINFFEKKIKRIQKQYFEYLKQKEQLKPKIETLKIIIVYIVFGFSWIILSDGILSLFVKDIDIYNKIQIYKGWFYIVITSILFYLIIYNKIDLFKKSLDTIHKGYEDLSATYEELTTMDEELNSRYEELQLVLEKLRQEKELSDSIIKNTYAVVVVLNKDGTIKRFNPFAERLTGYLENEVIGKKWLDIFIPEDKKDYTRELLKRIVNGEVVQNQENKILTKDGRIIDILWNNSVLKDSMGNIIGLVAIGIDITQMKLLVKKLKHLAYYDTLTGLPNANMFEKMVNEAINQNTDKNSKMALIYFDIDNFKYVNDILGHKAGDILLKKLAYIIKTNVHFPDFYGRMSGDGFAILLKDVSDENNIIKKVNELSEKLGISWNYNEHEYFITVSKGIALYPYDGKDYETLLKNAETAMYKAKESGKNSYKFYSKDMYDKTLKYIEMSDDLRKAIENKEFVLYYQPLIDLKTDKIVGVEALIRWYHPQKGFIPPLDFIPLAEELGYIDEIEEWIIETVCRQKREWEVKGFEQIKVSINISSTTLTKEGFISKFEKILNKCSIESCKLEIEITETALISDLQQAIEAINRLKKLGFSIALDDFGTGYSSLTYLNRLSIDSLKIDREFIRYIEDENRNERYIVQSIIKLAHDLKLRVIAEGIETYRQLELLKQKSCDIGQGYYFSKPVPSEEIEKMFTSN from the coding sequence ATGAAAAAAAATATAAATTTTTTTGAAAAAAAGATAAAAAGAATACAAAAACAATATTTTGAATATTTGAAACAGAAAGAGCAATTAAAACCTAAGATTGAAACTTTAAAAATAATAATTGTTTATATAGTTTTTGGATTTAGTTGGATTATATTATCTGATGGAATATTAAGTTTATTTGTTAAAGATATTGATATTTACAATAAAATTCAAATTTATAAAGGATGGTTTTACATAGTAATAACAAGTATATTGTTTTATTTAATAATTTACAATAAGATAGATTTATTTAAAAAATCTTTGGATACAATTCACAAAGGTTATGAAGATTTGTCTGCTACATATGAAGAGTTAACTACTATGGATGAAGAATTAAACAGTAGATATGAAGAACTTCAATTAGTTTTGGAAAAATTAAGACAGGAAAAAGAATTATCTGATAGTATAATAAAAAATACTTATGCTGTTGTTGTCGTTTTAAATAAAGATGGTACAATTAAGAGATTTAATCCATTTGCAGAAAGGTTGACAGGTTATTTAGAAAACGAAGTCATAGGTAAGAAATGGTTGGATATATTTATTCCAGAAGACAAGAAAGATTATACAAGAGAGCTTCTTAAAAGGATTGTAAATGGAGAGGTAGTTCAAAATCAGGAAAATAAGATATTAACTAAAGATGGAAGAATAATTGATATATTGTGGAATAATAGTGTTTTAAAAGATTCGATGGGAAATATAATAGGATTAGTTGCAATTGGAATAGATATTACTCAGATGAAGCTATTAGTAAAAAAATTGAAGCATTTGGCTTATTATGATACTTTGACAGGATTGCCAAATGCAAATATGTTTGAGAAGATGGTTAATGAAGCTATAAATCAAAATACTGATAAAAATTCTAAAATGGCTCTTATATATTTTGATATTGATAATTTTAAATATGTGAATGATATTTTAGGACATAAAGCAGGAGATATTCTACTTAAAAAACTTGCATATATAATAAAGACTAATGTTCATTTTCCGGACTTTTATGGAAGAATGAGTGGAGATGGCTTTGCTATATTATTAAAAGATGTATCAGATGAAAATAATATAATAAAAAAAGTAAATGAATTAAGTGAAAAATTAGGAATTTCATGGAATTATAATGAACATGAATATTTTATAACAGTAAGCAAGGGAATAGCCTTATATCCTTATGATGGTAAAGATTATGAAACTCTTTTAAAAAATGCAGAAACTGCTATGTATAAGGCAAAAGAGAGCGGGAAGAATAGTTACAAATTTTACAGTAAGGATATGTATGATAAGACTTTGAAATATATTGAGATGAGTGATGATTTAAGAAAAGCTATTGAAAATAAAGAATTTGTTTTGTATTATCAGCCATTAATTGATTTAAAGACAGATAAAATAGTAGGAGTAGAAGCTTTAATAAGGTGGTATCATCCTCAAAAAGGATTTATTCCGCCGTTAGATTTTATTCCACTAGCAGAAGAATTGGGATATATAGATGAAATTGAAGAATGGATTATTGAAACAGTGTGTAGACAAAAAAGAGAGTGGGAGGTAAAGGGATTTGAGCAAATAAAAGTTTCTATAAACATATCCAGTACTACACTTACTAAGGAAGGATTTATTTCAAAATTCGAAAAAATTTTAAATAAATGTAGTATTGAGAGCTGTAAATTAGAAATAGAAATAACAGAAACTGCATTAATATCGGATTTGCAGCAAGCAATAGAAGCTATAAATAGGCTAAAAAAATTAGGGTTTTCTATAGCATTAGATGATTTTGGAACAGGTTATTCGTCTTTGACGTATTTAAATAGGTTATCAATAGATTCATTAAAAATAGATAGAGAATTTATAAGATACATTGAAGATGAAAACAGGAATGAACGGTATATTGTACAATCTATTATAAAACTAGCACATGATTTAAAATTAAGAGTGATAGCTGAAGGAATAGAAACATATAGACAATTAGAATTATTAAAGCAAAAATCTTGTGATATAGGGCAAGGCTATTATTTTAGTAAGCCTGTACCATCAGAAGAAATAGAAAAAATGTTTACCTCTAATTAA
- a CDS encoding pyridoxamine 5'-phosphate oxidase family protein: MKKYLGKKVMIVVDRPLGSKHPKHGFVYPINYGYIPNTVSGDGEEIDAYILGEFEPLKTYEGYVTAVVHRKNDDEDKLVVSRELNMYNKDQIRALIEFQERFFKSEIVIYEDEIEKYIEGEEIEFDELKIEFEKLIKIKKYMVLATSKDNRVTARSVSCIVINSKIYFQTDKTFLKYKQIKSNPNVALCIDNFQVEGYAKIKGHPFERESKNFIEVFKKVHNGSFNTYSHMENEVVIEVEPKFVTAWKYENGKAFREILDFKNRKAYRKYYDNSK; the protein is encoded by the coding sequence GTGAAAAAATATCTAGGAAAAAAAGTTATGATAGTAGTGGATAGACCATTAGGCTCAAAACATCCAAAGCATGGATTTGTATATCCAATAAATTATGGATATATTCCTAATACAGTTTCAGGAGATGGAGAGGAAATAGATGCTTATATTTTAGGCGAATTTGAACCACTAAAAACCTATGAAGGATATGTTACTGCAGTAGTGCATCGAAAAAATGATGATGAAGATAAATTGGTAGTCAGTAGAGAGTTGAATATGTATAATAAAGACCAAATTAGAGCGTTAATAGAGTTTCAAGAAAGATTTTTCAAATCGGAAATAGTTATATATGAAGATGAGATAGAAAAATATATAGAAGGTGAAGAAATAGAATTTGATGAACTAAAAATAGAATTTGAAAAGTTAATTAAAATAAAAAAATATATGGTACTTGCTACAAGCAAAGATAATAGAGTTACTGCAAGAAGTGTGAGCTGTATAGTAATAAATTCAAAAATATATTTTCAAACAGATAAAACTTTTTTAAAGTATAAACAGATAAAAAGTAATCCAAATGTAGCTTTATGTATTGATAATTTTCAAGTAGAGGGATATGCAAAAATAAAAGGGCATCCTTTTGAAAGAGAAAGTAAAAATTTTATAGAAGTATTTAAAAAAGTGCATAATGGTTCTTTTAATACATATTCTCATATGGAAAATGAAGTAGTTATAGAAGTTGAGCCCAAATTTGTTACAGCGTGGAAGTATGAAAATGGAAAAGCTTTTAGGGAAATTTTAGATTTTAAAAATAGAAAAGCATATAGAAAATATTACGATAATAGCAAATAA
- a CDS encoding 4Fe-4S binding protein: protein MKRIKFFQLIFLGIFIMLVKLGRPQLWFMIFLISIILTPLFGRFYCGWICPIKSLMDIVDWIYKKFKIKRREVPNWIKKPIFRYIVLIIFLGFMAKIFITGRKIPVLIIFTILGVAVTLFFVPSMWHRYFCPYGTLLSFAGLFSKRGLAVENENCIKCGICKSVCPAEAVKMENRKQYPEILNSLCLSCFKCADSCPKSTIKYTSVLKKFKK, encoded by the coding sequence ATGAAAAGAATAAAATTTTTTCAATTGATTTTTTTAGGAATATTTATTATGCTAGTAAAATTAGGTAGACCTCAGTTATGGTTTATGATATTTTTGATTAGCATAATTTTAACACCTTTATTTGGTCGCTTTTATTGTGGCTGGATATGTCCAATAAAGAGTTTAATGGATATAGTAGATTGGATATATAAAAAATTTAAAATTAAACGTAGAGAAGTTCCTAATTGGATTAAAAAACCAATTTTTCGATATATAGTTTTAATTATTTTTTTAGGATTTATGGCTAAGATTTTTATTACTGGAAGAAAGATACCTGTTTTAATAATATTTACTATACTTGGAGTAGCGGTTACATTATTTTTTGTTCCTTCAATGTGGCATAGATATTTTTGTCCATATGGAACTTTACTTAGTTTTGCAGGTTTATTTTCTAAAAGAGGGTTAGCAGTTGAAAATGAAAATTGTATAAAATGTGGAATTTGTAAATCTGTATGTCCTGCTGAAGCTGTAAAAATGGAAAATAGAAAGCAATATCCCGAGATATTGAATAGTTTATGTTTAAGTTGTTTTAAATGTGCGGATTCATGTCCTAAAAGTACTATCAAATATACATCAGTATTAAAAAAATTTAAAAAATAA
- a CDS encoding DEAD/DEAH box helicase: MEYIFDKSILKELSNDNGCMKYVINRLDQRWQEECNKNNIDKNSPIRDYLINNKKLISKHTLPDKPPLQKYQEEGNISEALMIYELSYRYNIGTNLNNKNKDDIYEKFLDTRPNSCELLFDRNNRNELKSIIKNGKFKNKDLCVIINSTSQNLQFKDIMNPNKYRYIYQFKFDVNDNFYYQFIKDNNILNKIRVYDKRIKFDSFKPDLIEIIKSKDPKYLGCDILDLNYNIKKSDNTKIKLKICDIKKSEFNSGYFIELGIYMLALNSFLISNKLDKIYEVVANASIYPQKNDEDDIERETRIQDPNYELEEYVAEYVSIQDSIKNIFNKGIINVIDLIEQGNTKEYNKIKLTSKCQTCDYYGGQFSDKVKEKVAQLNEENGTNITIEQYYNDPLNNYCRYKVLNTNDINQLTCLKNGAKSVLLSRGIDDIAKLQSEAMNNNSILFDENISLKAEKETILNSIKLINQNKKYEYIPNSKTMNIPKFSNLTFFIEERHDSQQRSLSFSFIYSFTGKDSNGNVVKENNFKSPYIAILDDNSFTKRREKREFLDFLIEINNIMIKYENYLNNYNKPATYSINYWGDKCIEHFKNLFIEVFKFIKSKGNGIEDIYRDLTLSQIKDKKREITKLLYRFDSFFTYDGELEDYRVVEKSPFFDLKKGIEDILSINTKINNTLHQVHNIISSSKQKKPLYHKPDSDDFNGFVFSNIWNNWKNNVEKRKFINSIENIIKDRLFMMYNIFTNIDSKYKKGESPNIPLLPNISMFPKLKFGLDLYLFSKLNAAYSLIEKEAIHNEMVYRKSVLGKAMFLKKEIKDNIRLSTTNQTKDEILNKHFNGKPFTKCLYKVYEIDDNSVDANYDEKAFGIIIYPFNKSEYIYKKFATKQYPNTIYYDPEKELIGFDPFTYKEKGRTTKSYKDAISISIEAFDRFDKYIILKLDTDTLMIFDLLENKYGFDFSRDIVLETKHVDIWSNRLKSCLNRIQNKKIAVELLEEFDPKLINSYTKLDIEKEMKKYYSGYIPLNVPQIEAIVNIINHRLTLLWGPPGTGKTHTILHLLMFYYNIKKGQKTRILIMGNYDATDNILKGIVNKLDFSDVSVVRVKSANRPDANLAKFSLLQYEEFIADTSRSDYDNEKDRILKLKNNFQIFTATPEQIEKVFVKGATNTRFKFDLIIIDEASQMDVGHFTPALLKIDNNTQILLAGDHLQLSPISKVSIDEGDKNYYSSIFNYYNNEFYSSYRNILRRDLLYNRRSNRVIVDFGKLAFSYPSGYKSDSSIEDKKIQYMKQLNYNYFYDLILNPDYPIVLLTYDDGNSNQYNKFEAEEVIKITKNIYDKKIIGFGKGSEYDLFEFFDKGVGIVVPHRAQRTRIQKRLIEIFTPLVKAEDAEKLKEKIIASVDTVEKYQGQQREIIICSFVLGNIDIIAQEEEFIYNPNRLNVMISRARFKVIVLASNELISNVSDNYEVIELQKSLKKLLDYCEHEVEINERDWKCRKGKLRYKSF, translated from the coding sequence ATGGAATATATATTTGATAAAAGTATTTTAAAAGAATTATCAAATGATAACGGTTGTATGAAATATGTTATAAATAGGTTAGACCAACGATGGCAGGAAGAATGTAATAAGAATAATATAGATAAAAATAGTCCAATTCGAGATTATCTGATAAATAATAAGAAACTAATAAGTAAACATACACTTCCTGATAAACCACCTTTACAAAAATATCAGGAAGAAGGAAATATTTCTGAAGCTTTAATGATTTATGAACTTTCATATAGATATAATATTGGAACAAATTTAAATAATAAAAACAAAGATGATATATATGAGAAATTTTTAGATACAAGGCCAAATTCTTGTGAATTACTATTTGATAGAAATAATAGAAACGAATTAAAAAGTATTATAAAAAATGGAAAATTCAAAAATAAAGACTTGTGTGTTATTATAAACAGTACATCACAAAATTTACAATTTAAAGATATAATGAATCCTAACAAATATAGATATATATATCAATTTAAGTTTGATGTTAATGATAACTTTTACTATCAATTTATTAAAGATAATAATATTTTAAACAAAATAAGAGTATATGACAAAAGAATAAAATTTGATAGTTTTAAACCGGATTTAATTGAGATAATAAAATCTAAAGATCCTAAATATTTAGGCTGTGATATATTAGATTTAAATTATAATATTAAAAAATCAGATAATACTAAAATCAAATTAAAAATTTGTGATATAAAAAAATCAGAGTTTAACAGTGGATATTTTATTGAACTTGGAATTTACATGTTAGCTTTAAATAGTTTTCTTATTAGTAATAAACTAGATAAGATCTATGAGGTTGTTGCTAATGCAAGTATTTATCCTCAAAAAAACGATGAAGATGATATTGAAAGAGAAACTAGAATACAAGATCCAAACTATGAACTTGAAGAATATGTCGCAGAATATGTTTCGATCCAAGATAGTATAAAAAATATTTTTAATAAAGGTATTATAAATGTGATAGATTTAATAGAACAAGGAAATACGAAGGAATATAATAAAATTAAACTGACGTCAAAATGTCAAACATGTGATTATTATGGAGGACAATTTTCTGATAAAGTGAAGGAAAAGGTTGCTCAGTTAAATGAAGAAAATGGAACTAATATTACTATTGAACAATATTATAACGATCCATTAAATAATTATTGCAGGTATAAAGTTTTAAATACTAATGATATTAACCAATTGACTTGCTTAAAAAATGGAGCAAAATCAGTATTGTTAAGCAGAGGTATTGATGATATAGCAAAACTTCAAAGTGAGGCAATGAATAACAATTCAATTTTATTTGATGAGAATATTTCGCTTAAAGCAGAAAAAGAAACAATATTAAATAGCATTAAATTAATTAATCAGAATAAAAAATATGAATATATACCAAATAGTAAAACGATGAACATACCTAAATTTTCTAATTTAACATTTTTTATTGAAGAAAGACACGATTCTCAACAAAGAAGCTTATCTTTTTCATTTATTTATTCTTTTACAGGTAAGGATTCAAATGGTAATGTAGTAAAAGAGAATAATTTTAAATCTCCTTATATTGCAATTCTTGATGATAATTCTTTTACAAAAAGAAGAGAAAAAAGAGAGTTTTTAGATTTTTTAATTGAAATAAATAATATTATGATTAAGTATGAAAACTATTTAAATAATTATAATAAGCCTGCTACTTACTCAATAAATTATTGGGGTGACAAATGTATAGAACATTTTAAAAATCTATTTATTGAAGTTTTTAAATTTATAAAATCAAAAGGCAATGGTATTGAAGATATATATAGAGATTTAACTCTTTCTCAAATTAAAGATAAAAAAAGAGAAATCACAAAATTATTATATAGATTTGACAGTTTTTTTACGTATGATGGTGAATTAGAAGATTATAGAGTTGTAGAGAAAAGTCCATTTTTTGATCTTAAGAAAGGCATAGAAGATATTTTATCTATAAATACAAAAATAAATAATACTTTGCATCAAGTTCATAATATAATTAGTTCTAGTAAACAAAAGAAACCTTTATATCATAAACCAGATTCTGATGATTTTAATGGATTTGTGTTTTCAAACATTTGGAATAATTGGAAAAATAATGTAGAAAAAAGAAAATTTATAAATTCTATTGAAAACATAATAAAAGACAGATTGTTCATGATGTATAATATTTTTACTAATATTGATAGTAAATATAAAAAAGGAGAGTCTCCTAATATACCTTTATTACCTAATATAAGTATGTTCCCTAAATTAAAATTTGGATTAGATTTATATTTATTCTCAAAATTAAATGCTGCTTATTCATTGATAGAAAAAGAAGCTATTCATAATGAAATGGTTTATAGAAAATCTGTATTAGGCAAAGCTATGTTTTTGAAAAAAGAAATTAAAGATAATATTAGACTATCAACTACTAATCAAACTAAGGATGAAATATTGAATAAACATTTTAATGGAAAACCCTTTACAAAATGTCTTTACAAAGTATATGAGATAGATGATAATTCAGTAGATGCTAATTATGATGAAAAAGCTTTTGGAATAATTATATATCCTTTTAACAAAAGTGAATATATTTATAAAAAATTTGCAACTAAACAATACCCTAATACAATTTACTATGACCCTGAAAAAGAATTAATAGGATTTGATCCTTTTACTTATAAAGAAAAAGGTAGAACAACAAAATCTTACAAAGATGCAATTAGTATATCAATAGAAGCATTTGATAGATTTGATAAATATATAATTTTAAAGTTAGATACTGATACTTTGATGATATTTGATCTATTAGAAAACAAATATGGATTTGACTTCAGTAGAGATATTGTACTAGAGACAAAACATGTTGATATTTGGTCAAATAGATTAAAATCATGTTTAAATAGAATTCAAAACAAGAAAATTGCTGTTGAGTTATTAGAGGAATTTGATCCTAAACTTATAAATTCTTATACTAAATTAGATATAGAAAAAGAAATGAAAAAATACTATAGTGGATATATACCTTTAAATGTTCCTCAAATTGAAGCTATAGTTAATATAATTAATCATAGACTTACTTTATTATGGGGGCCTCCAGGTACAGGTAAAACTCATACTATACTTCATTTACTCATGTTTTATTATAATATTAAAAAAGGACAAAAAACTAGAATACTGATAATGGGGAATTATGATGCAACAGATAATATATTAAAAGGAATTGTAAATAAGTTGGATTTTAGTGATGTATCTGTTGTGAGGGTTAAATCAGCTAATAGACCTGATGCTAATCTAGCAAAGTTTTCTTTACTACAATATGAAGAATTTATTGCTGATACAAGTAGGTCTGACTATGACAATGAAAAAGATAGAATATTGAAACTAAAAAATAATTTTCAAATATTTACTGCCACACCTGAACAAATTGAAAAAGTATTTGTTAAAGGAGCTACTAATACTAGATTTAAGTTTGATTTAATTATTATAGATGAAGCATCACAAATGGATGTAGGGCATTTTACTCCAGCATTGCTCAAGATAGATAACAATACTCAAATATTATTAGCTGGAGACCACCTTCAACTATCCCCTATATCAAAAGTATCAATTGATGAAGGAGATAAAAACTATTATTCATCTATATTTAATTATTATAATAATGAATTTTATTCAAGTTATAGAAATATATTAAGGAGAGATTTATTATATAATCGAAGATCAAATAGAGTGATTGTAGATTTTGGCAAATTAGCATTTTCTTATCCATCTGGTTATAAATCAGATAGTTCTATAGAAGATAAAAAAATACAATACATGAAACAATTAAACTATAACTATTTCTATGATTTAATATTAAATCCTGATTATCCTATAGTGTTGTTAACATATGATGATGGAAATTCAAATCAATATAATAAATTTGAAGCAGAAGAAGTAATAAAAATAACAAAAAATATTTATGATAAAAAAATTATTGGTTTCGGTAAGGGTAGTGAGTATGATTTATTTGAATTTTTTGATAAAGGAGTAGGAATTGTAGTTCCACATAGGGCACAAAGAACAAGAATACAAAAAAGACTAATAGAAATTTTTACACCTCTTGTTAAAGCTGAAGATGCAGAAAAATTAAAAGAAAAAATTATTGCTTCAGTGGATACTGTTGAAAAATATCAAGGACAACAAAGGGAAATTATAATTTGTAGCTTTGTATTAGGTAATATAGATATTATTGCACAAGAAGAAGAATTTATATATAATCCAAATAGACTGAATGTAATGATATCTAGAGCAAGATTTAAAGTAATAGTATTAGCTTCAAATGAGTTGATTTCTAATGTTAGTGATAACTATGAAGTAATAGAGTTGCAAAAATCACTAAAAAAGTTATTAGACTATTGTGAACATGAAGTGGAAATAAATGAAAGGGATTGGAAATGTAGAAAAGGAAAATTAAGATATAAAAGTTTTTAA